The genomic region TCTACGAACTGTTGGTCGGTGCACCGGTCAACGAAGTAGCCTATGAATTTCATGACTTGAAGCTTTCTCAACGGATGGCTGCACTATCCATCAAAAGTACGGAGGGCCAAGATCCCTCAGAGCTCCTTGAGACCTTAAGGAACCGATTGCCTGATGCGAAGATGGTTTGCTACGAAAATGCAATTGCGGCACTTATGCCTTTGGAACATGACATAGCATTGTCAGTGGCACAAGTTGCACATCTGGAAGAAACTGCAAGACAATACCGTGCAAACATAGGAATCAGCTACTCATTTTCCCGTATTGAGGAATTCGTTGACCATTACCGTCAGGCTGTTTCAGCCTTGTCTTTCATAACGACCCATAGCACACTTTCCCAAAGGTTAATGACTTATAAGGACATCATGGTCTATGACCTGCTTTCACGGCTGGATAAAAGGGATTCCGTTTCCTTATATGTACATCCTACGCTAGGGGTTCTCAGCGAGCACGACAGAAAACATCACACCCAACTGCACAAGACCCTTGCAGTATTCGCAGAGGAAGGAGGAAGCCTCAAGCATACGGCAGCAAGACTTTTTCTCCATCGTAATTCCCTGATGTATCGCCTTGACTGCATCAGGAAACTTACAGGCCTGGATATCGCTGATCCATCGATCCTCTTCATGCTCAGGCTTTCCTATTGCATTGAGACCCTTGCAACAAACAAGACATAGACAAAGCGATTCAATACATAATTCCGGTATTCGTCAGCTAAACCATCGTACAGGTTACTTCCGGCAACACGTTAATTTTTTTGGCTCATGCATTTTTCTTGGGGAATAGTTTAGAAGTGAATTGAAAGAGAGAGGGGTTCTTTTGTACTCTTTTGTTAACGACAACATAAGATAAAAAGGAACGCCCTCTCATGAACGACTATATCATAATACCCTCTGAACTTGAAGGGTTTAAAAATACTGGAACCAAAGAAGTCCCTACTACGACCAACCGTCGTATGTTCCTGTTGTCAGGGACCCTTGCAAGAACAGAGGAAGATGAGATATGCCCCTGCTGTGGAGCCAGGATGCATATTCATGATACCTACGATACCAAGCTGAGGCATCTTCCATTTGGGCCTGTCTTCTGTACTGTGCGTTTTGACAGGCATCGTCATCAATGTTCAAACAAGGAATGTCGGTGCTATCGACCTCAGGGGATACCTTTCAAGGCTGACAGTCATCGCATTACAAGGGAGCTTGAAACATATACGAGGGATTTGCTTGCCTATGGGCTCACCAATGTACAAGTATCCATGCTGACAGGGCTTGGCCGCAACACTGTGAAAGAAATCGACCTCAGGAGACTCAAGGACAAATACACTGAAGACGGTGTCCACCTGAAGAAACCGGAAAGGCAGGCAAGGCACCTCGGTATTGATGAGTTCAA from Spirochaetia bacterium harbors:
- a CDS encoding helix-turn-helix domain-containing protein; this translates as MKEGKSVPLQRIITVSESNTSGCIANIPSSFLFAAFNFARELLDEASGRKLYDELVKTADTKQSITAVLNVASLSLHNPLIFCNTNFKIIGCSTAIAVIDPLWTDNIRKGYCSYEFINAVQQLGPVKNAVDTCDALEVTCKESPYAKLFSKVLMHGYQIGFVLLIASETAIQPTYAGMLKNVSQALSYTVGRYATYLSHFPDRMEHLLYELLVGAPVNEVAYEFHDLKLSQRMAALSIKSTEGQDPSELLETLRNRLPDAKMVCYENAIAALMPLEHDIALSVAQVAHLEETARQYRANIGISYSFSRIEEFVDHYRQAVSALSFITTHSTLSQRLMTYKDIMVYDLLSRLDKRDSVSLYVHPTLGVLSEHDRKHHTQLHKTLAVFAEEGGSLKHTAARLFLHRNSLMYRLDCIRKLTGLDIADPSILFMLRLSYCIETLATNKT